AATACCCTCTTAACCTTGCTTTCTCACTCCTTACGGATAAAAAACATCATTAAAGGTACACAGCTCTCATTTAACAATAAAAAAACACTTTTTTAAGGATATTATGAATTGACAATAATTTTTAACATCGCGATAGTAAGCATGTTCTATTATTGTTAATGACACGCCACCGCACCAAAATGGTGCATACGTGCATCAAGATAGTGCAAAAATGGATTAATTAAGCTTTAGCAATGCGTAAAAACCGCATTTTTAAAGCTTTTAAAAATTGGCATGGTTTTCGCTTAAGAACATTCAGATCTGCTCATTCTCAGAAATGAGCAACACTAGATTTGCGGCCATGCCCTTATATAACACCGGAGGTTACTCAAGATGTCAGTAGAAAACGTACTAGCGCTGATCCAGGAAAATGAAGTTAAGTTTATTGACCTACGTTTTACCGATACAAAAGGTAAAGAACAGCATATCTCGATCCCATCTCATCAAATTGATGCTGATTTCTTCGAAGAAGGTAAAATGTTTGATGGCTCTTCAGTTGCAGGTTGGAAGGGTATCAACGAATCAGACATGGTAATGATGCCTGACGCGTCAAGCGCGGTACTAGACCCATTCACTGAAGATGCTACGCTAAATATCCGTTGTGATATTTTAGAGCCAGCAACAATGCAAGGTTACGACCGTGATCCTCGCTCTATCGCGAAGCGTGCAGAAGAGTTCATGCGTTCAACAGGTATCGCAGACACGGTTCTTATCGGTCCTGAGCCAGAATTCTTCCTATTTGACGATGTTAAGTTTAACACTGACATGTCAGGCTCTTTCTTCAAGATTGATGACGTAGAAGCAGCATGGAACACAGGTTCTGATTTCGAAGGCGGTAACAAAGGTCACCGTCCTGGCGTTAAAGGTGGTTACTTCCCAGTAGCACCTGTTGATTCATCACAAGACATCCGTTCTGCTATGTGTTTAATCATGGAAGAAATGGGTCTAGTTGTTGAAGCTCACCACCACGAAGTAGCAACAGCAGGTCAAAACGAAATCGCAACACGTTTCAACACGCTAACAACAAAAGCAGATGAAATTCAGATCTACAAGTATGTAGTTCATAACGTTGCACACGCATTTGGTAAAACAGCAACCTTTATGCCTAAGCCACTAGTAGGTGATAACGGTTCTGGTATGCACGTTCACCAATCACTAGCAAAAGACGGTGTAAACCTATTCTCTGGTGATAAGTACGGCGGCCTTTCTGAAATGGCACTTTACTACATCGGTGGTATTATCAAGCACGCACGTGCAATCAACGCATTTGCTAACCCAGCAACGAACTCATACAAGCGTCTAGTTCCAGGCTTTGAAGCTCCAGTAATGCTAGCTTACTCTGCACGTAACCGTTCAGCGTCGATCCGTATTCCTGTAGTACCAAGCCCTAAAGCACGTCGTATCGAAGTACGTTTCGGTGATCCAGCAGCTAACCCATACCTAGCATTTGCTGCAATGCTAATGGCTGGCCTTGACGGTATCCAGAACAAGATCCACCCAGGCGAAGCGATGGATAAAGACTTGTACGACCTACCAGCAGAAGAAGCGGCTGAAATCCCAACAGTTGCAGAATCGCTACAAGGCGCACTACAAGCACTAAGCGACGACCGTGAGTTCCTAACATCTGGCGGCGTATTCTCTGATGACTTCATCGATTCTTACATCGCACTGAAATCTCAAGACGTTGAGAAAGTAAACATGACAACTCACCCACTAGAGTTTGAACTTTACTACTCTGTTTAAGTAATCATTTAATTACTAAACATTAAATACTTAGGCCTGCTTCACAAGCAGGCCTTTTTGATCTTGTTGTTCGTCACAAAGCAACGACAATAAAGTTTCTTTGATCCCTCCGTCCAGTGCTATCAAACTTGGAGTTAATGGATGAAACTCTCTCGTTTTATAAAAGTAACACCCGCAACAATTGTGGCTATCATATGGGTCACATCAATACCGACACATGCTTCAACTATCTACTCATGGACAGATGAAAATGGCGTGGTGCACTTTACCGATCAACCTCAAACGCCCGATGCCACCGCTTACCCTTTAAGCGTGACAGAAGTCAGTGGCAATATTGAACAAACCGCAGATACTATTGACACTCAAACCACTGATATTACCGTGGTAGAAGAGCCAGCAAAAACCATTACAACCGTCAGTTTAGTTTCGCCAATGCATGAGCAAACCATCCGTAATAACGAAGGTATCATCAATATTCATGCGGTCACCAACAGCAAACTTAACAATCAAACCCAAGCGCAATTAGTATTAGATGGCGTGGTTAAAGGTGAACCTCAAACGGAACTCACTTGGACATTAGATAACATTGATCGTGGCAGCCACCAGCTACAAATTCAACTAGTTAAAGGCGGCAAGGTTATTGCATCGTCAGATAGTATTACCGTTTATCTGCATCGAGCCACAGTGAAGGCAAACAAGCCAAAGCCAGTACAGCCTCGCTAGTCCACAGTTTCATCAATTAACAGTGCCCGATCAGCAATAAACAGGTTACACTCAGATGCACCAATTTGGTGCATTTGACCTAAATAAGCCTATTGATGGTTTAGGTAATCAACAAGGATGCTGATTGTGACTACCGCTTTTACCCCTATAATTATTGATAACCTTGTTACTGCGGTCATACTACTGGATGAGCACTTAACGATTCGTTATGTCAATCCTGCCGCAGAACAACTGTTATCGTCGAGTAAGCGCCGTTTGCTGGGCATTACGTTACCTGAGTTATTACAGTACTCCTCACTTGATCTCGATGTAATCGCAGCTACGTTACAAAGTGGTCAAGGCCTAGCTGATAGTGATGTCGCTTTTGTGATTGATGAACAGCGCCACCTTCTCGCCTTAAATGCCAGCCCTATTTCATGGCAAAAAAATCTTTTCGTGATGCTGGAGCTTAAACCTATCGATCAACAACGTCGTATAAGCCAAGAGCTCTCCCAATTAGCTCAGCAGCAAGCAGCAAAAGAATTAGTACGAGGGTTAGCTCATGAGATAAAAAACCCACTAGGTGGCTTAAGAGGCGCTGCACAGCTACTTGAAAAAGCACTACCCGACCCTAGTTATGTCGAATATACCCAAATGATTATTGAGCAAGCCGACCGATTACGTAATTTGGTTGATAGGCTATTAGGCCCGCAACGCCCAGGCATCAGAAAAACCGATAATATTCATCTCGTATTAGAAAAAGTACGTCAGCTGATCATACTGGAAAACGACAGTAATCTTGTGATTGAGCGCGACTACGATCCAAGTCTGCCTGAGATTGAAATGGATACCGAACAACTCGAGCAAGCCTTACTCAATATTGTCAGTAACGCTGCTCATGTTCTAAAAAAGCAGAATGGCGGAATAATTAAGCTCAAAACCCGTACAGCTCATCAAGCCTTGATCCAAGGTAAATACGCCCGCATCGCCGCAAAAATTGAGATTATCGATAATGGTCCCGGGATCCCAGCCGCGATCCAAGACACCTTATTTTATCCAATGGTAACCGGTAATGCTGATGGTACAGGGTTAGGGCTATCGATCTCACAAAATTTAATAGACCAACATAATGGCAAAATTGAAGTGATTAGCTGGCCAGGACACACCAACTTTACGATCTATTTACCAATACAATAATAACGATTAGGAGAGTAACGTATGAGCAAAGGATTAATTTGGGTTGTCGATGACGACAGCTCTATTCGCTGGGTAATGGAAAAAACACTTATTACCGCTGGCATGAAATGTGAAACATTTGCCAATGCCGATAGTGTGCTTGAAGCGCTAGAGCGTAATGTCCCTGATGTATTGGTCTCTGATATTAAAATGCCGGGAACAGATGGCTTAACGTTACTAAAACTCTTACAACAAGATTACCCACTATTACCTGTGATAATCATGACGGCACATTCAGACTTAGATGCCGCTGTGAACGCCTATCAACGTGGGGCATTTGAATATCTCCCTAAGCCATTTGATATTGATGAAGCTGTGAGTCTTGTTGAGCGCGCGGTCAGTCATAGCCAAGAGCAGAAACGTCAACAACAACCAGAAACGGAAGTAAAAGCGGTACCTGAAATTATCGGTGAAGCCCCTGCCATGCAGGAAGTTTTCCGTGCTATTGGTCGCCTTTCTCGCTCATCCATCTCGGTGTTAATTAACGGCGAATCTGGCACAGGTAAAGAGCTTGTCGCCCACGCTTTACATCGCCATAGTCCACGCAGTAAAAATGCTTTTATTGCCCTGAATATGGCCGCTATTCCCAAAGACTTGATTGAATCAGAACTGTTTGGGCATGAAAAAGGCGCATTTACTGGCGCCAACAGTGTTCGTCAGGGACGATTTGAACAAGCCAACGGTGGAACACTGTTTCTCGATGAAATCGGTGATATGCCATTAGATATTCAAACCCGTTTACTGCGTGTCTTAGCTGATGGGCAGTTTTATCGTGTCGGTGGACACTCTCCCGTTAACGTCGATGTCCGTATTATTGCTGCAACGCACCAAAACCTAGAGCGTCTTGTCGCAAGTGGTGATTTTCGTGAGGATTTGTTTCACCGCTTAAACGTTATTCGGGTGCATTTACCGTCTCTAAAAGATCGTCGCCAAGATATCCCTCAACTGGCGCGCCACTTCCTACAACGCGCGTCGAACGAGTTAGGAGTAGAAGTCAAAACCCTGCACCCTAACACGACCGAACAGCTAGCTGCACTGGATTGGCCGGGTAATGTTCGCCAATTAGAAAATATTTGTCGCTGGCTTACTGTCATGGCAAGCAGCAGCGAGGTCTTACCTAGCGATCTCCCCCCTGAGTTACTTGAAAATACTCAAAACACTTTATCAACTCAGCAAGATAATCGACATTGGCAACAAGGCTTACAGCAATGGGCCAAGCAAGAATTACAGCAAGGTAATGAAAACTTATTGGCAGAAGCCCTACCTGAGTTTGAAAAAATCTTGCTAGAGACTGCGCTACAACATAGCCACGGTCATAAGCAAGAAGCGGCTCGATTATTAGGCTGGGGAAGAAATACCCTTACCAGAAAGCTCAAAGAGCTGGGTATTAACGACTAACTATCACAACATAAATCGGGTTGCAGGTGAAGACGATCACATTTAGCTGCAACGATTATGTTCACGTTATACACTTTGCTTATACTTAACGCTCAGTTTTCATCGGAATAATCATAATGATCAACAAGCATCTTCCTTTAACGGATCTACACCGTCACCTTGATGGCAATATTCGCCCTCAAACTATCTTAGAACTTGGCCAGCAATTTAATATGGCACTACCGGGCCATGATCTAGAAAGTTTACGCCCACACGTTCAGATCGTTGAAGCTGAGCCAAGTCTTGTGGCTTTTTTATCAAAGCTAGACTGGGGTGTTGCAGTATTAGGCGATCTCGATGCTTGTCGTCGTGTCGCTTATGAAAACGTTGAAGATGCCTTGAATGCACAAATTGATTATGCCGAGCTACGTTTCTCACCTTACTACATGGCAATGAAGCACAACTTACCGATCGCTGGTGTAGTTGAAGCCATTATTGATGGAGTAGAAGCTGGTTGTCGTGACTTTGGTATCAAAGCGAATTTGATCGGTATTATGAGTCGTACCTTTGGTGTTGAGGCTTGCCAGCAAGAGCTTGATGGCTTACTCGCTCACAAAGATAAATTGGTCGCTATCGATTTAGCCGGCGATGAATTAGGTCAGCCTGGCGCACAATTTAACGCACACTTTAAACAGGTTCGTGATGCGGGCTTACGTGTAACCGTTCATGCTGGTGAAGCAGCGGGCTCTGAAAGTATGTGGCAAGCCATTAATGAGCTTGGCGCAGTACGTATTGGTCACGGTGTAAAGGCAATTCAAGATCCAAAACTGATGGATTATCTCGCAGAGCATAAAATTGGTATTGAATCGTGCATTACCTCAAACATTCAAACCAGTACTATTAGCAATATCAAAGATCACCCTATCAAACCATTCCTCGAGCATGGTATTTTAGCCTGCCTCAATACTGATGATCCTGCCGTTGAAGGTATTGAATTACCTTACGAATATGAGGTGGCAGCACCCGCTGTTGGATTAAGCCAAGCGCAAATCGAACAAGCACAACGCAATGGCTTAGAGATCGCCTTCTTGAGTGAAAACGAGAAACAAGCTCTTCGCGAGATGGCAGCACAACGCAGCTAATCACTCACGCGATAAAAACCAGATAACAAAAAGCCCCATTCCAGCATTGCTCGAATGGGGCTTATTATTTAATCCAAGAAGATTAAATCACTCGTGAAAACTGCTGTTGGCGAGCGCGATCACGTAAGTATTTATCGAAACACATACAAATATTACGGATCAATAAACGTCCCTTCAGCTCAACGAAGATATATTGCTGATCCACCGATACTAACTCATCATCAATAAAGGTCTTTAAAAGCTCTAAATCTTCAGCAAAGTATTGATCAAAATTGATATTAAATTCCGCTTCAATCGCTTTCTTATCAAGCTGGAAATTACAAATGAGGGCTTTGATCACTTCACGACGCAGTAGGTCGTCCGCATCTAGCGAGACCCCTTTCCACAGTGCGTTTTGTTTTTCTTCAATATCACGGTAGTAATGCTTTAACTCTTTTTGGTTCTGCGCATAGCAATCACCAATCATAGAAATCGCTGATACACCCATTCCTAATAAATCACACTCACCTTGAGTGGTGTAACCTTGGAAATTACGGTGCAGAATCCCTTCACGCTGTGCAATTGCTAATTCATCATCCGGTTTTGCAAAGTGATCCATACCAATAAATTGGTATCCTGCTCCCGTCAACGTCGCAATTGTATCTTGTAAGATACCTAACTTTTCTTTGGCACTCGGTAATAGCTCTTCGCTGATCTTACGCTGTGCCGCAAACAATTTAGGCATGTGGGCGTAGTTAAACACCGATAAACGCCCCGGATTCATCGCCAGTACTTGCTCTAATGTTTTCGCAAACATTTCACGATTTTGTAGCGGTAAACCATAAATCAAATCAAGGTTCGTTGAACGGAATCCCAACTCACGTGCACGCTCAACCATCGCA
Above is a genomic segment from Photobacterium angustum containing:
- the glnL gene encoding nitrogen regulation protein NR(II) → MTTAFTPIIIDNLVTAVILLDEHLTIRYVNPAAEQLLSSSKRRLLGITLPELLQYSSLDLDVIAATLQSGQGLADSDVAFVIDEQRHLLALNASPISWQKNLFVMLELKPIDQQRRISQELSQLAQQQAAKELVRGLAHEIKNPLGGLRGAAQLLEKALPDPSYVEYTQMIIEQADRLRNLVDRLLGPQRPGIRKTDNIHLVLEKVRQLIILENDSNLVIERDYDPSLPEIEMDTEQLEQALLNIVSNAAHVLKKQNGGIIKLKTRTAHQALIQGKYARIAAKIEIIDNGPGIPAAIQDTLFYPMVTGNADGTGLGLSISQNLIDQHNGKIEVISWPGHTNFTIYLPIQ
- the add gene encoding adenosine deaminase, which encodes MINKHLPLTDLHRHLDGNIRPQTILELGQQFNMALPGHDLESLRPHVQIVEAEPSLVAFLSKLDWGVAVLGDLDACRRVAYENVEDALNAQIDYAELRFSPYYMAMKHNLPIAGVVEAIIDGVEAGCRDFGIKANLIGIMSRTFGVEACQQELDGLLAHKDKLVAIDLAGDELGQPGAQFNAHFKQVRDAGLRVTVHAGEAAGSESMWQAINELGAVRIGHGVKAIQDPKLMDYLAEHKIGIESCITSNIQTSTISNIKDHPIKPFLEHGILACLNTDDPAVEGIELPYEYEVAAPAVGLSQAQIEQAQRNGLEIAFLSENEKQALREMAAQRS
- the glnA gene encoding glutamate--ammonia ligase produces the protein MSVENVLALIQENEVKFIDLRFTDTKGKEQHISIPSHQIDADFFEEGKMFDGSSVAGWKGINESDMVMMPDASSAVLDPFTEDATLNIRCDILEPATMQGYDRDPRSIAKRAEEFMRSTGIADTVLIGPEPEFFLFDDVKFNTDMSGSFFKIDDVEAAWNTGSDFEGGNKGHRPGVKGGYFPVAPVDSSQDIRSAMCLIMEEMGLVVEAHHHEVATAGQNEIATRFNTLTTKADEIQIYKYVVHNVAHAFGKTATFMPKPLVGDNGSGMHVHQSLAKDGVNLFSGDKYGGLSEMALYYIGGIIKHARAINAFANPATNSYKRLVPGFEAPVMLAYSARNRSASIRIPVVPSPKARRIEVRFGDPAANPYLAFAAMLMAGLDGIQNKIHPGEAMDKDLYDLPAEEAAEIPTVAESLQGALQALSDDREFLTSGGVFSDDFIDSYIALKSQDVEKVNMTTHPLEFELYYSV
- the glnG gene encoding nitrogen regulation protein NR(I) — translated: MSKGLIWVVDDDSSIRWVMEKTLITAGMKCETFANADSVLEALERNVPDVLVSDIKMPGTDGLTLLKLLQQDYPLLPVIIMTAHSDLDAAVNAYQRGAFEYLPKPFDIDEAVSLVERAVSHSQEQKRQQQPETEVKAVPEIIGEAPAMQEVFRAIGRLSRSSISVLINGESGTGKELVAHALHRHSPRSKNAFIALNMAAIPKDLIESELFGHEKGAFTGANSVRQGRFEQANGGTLFLDEIGDMPLDIQTRLLRVLADGQFYRVGGHSPVNVDVRIIAATHQNLERLVASGDFREDLFHRLNVIRVHLPSLKDRRQDIPQLARHFLQRASNELGVEVKTLHPNTTEQLAALDWPGNVRQLENICRWLTVMASSSEVLPSDLPPELLENTQNTLSTQQDNRHWQQGLQQWAKQELQQGNENLLAEALPEFEKILLETALQHSHGHKQEAARLLGWGRNTLTRKLKELGIND
- the hemN gene encoding oxygen-independent coproporphyrinogen III oxidase, whose amino-acid sequence is MSNEQIIWDQALIEKYNYSGPRYTSYPTALEFNEAFTSAEFEMACKQYPDRKLSLYIHIPFCHKLCYYCGCNKIITRHQHKADDYLDKLEQEIKQRATLLGDRQVSQLHWGGGTPTFLTAAQISRLMNSLRAAFNFDDDAEISIEVDPREIELDILDHLRSEGFNRLSIGVQDFNKEVQKLVNREQDEAFIFAMVERARELGFRSTNLDLIYGLPLQNREMFAKTLEQVLAMNPGRLSVFNYAHMPKLFAAQRKISEELLPSAKEKLGILQDTIATLTGAGYQFIGMDHFAKPDDELAIAQREGILHRNFQGYTTQGECDLLGMGVSAISMIGDCYAQNQKELKHYYRDIEEKQNALWKGVSLDADDLLRREVIKALICNFQLDKKAIEAEFNINFDQYFAEDLELLKTFIDDELVSVDQQYIFVELKGRLLIRNICMCFDKYLRDRARQQQFSRVI
- a CDS encoding DUF4124 domain-containing protein — protein: MKLSRFIKVTPATIVAIIWVTSIPTHASTIYSWTDENGVVHFTDQPQTPDATAYPLSVTEVSGNIEQTADTIDTQTTDITVVEEPAKTITTVSLVSPMHEQTIRNNEGIINIHAVTNSKLNNQTQAQLVLDGVVKGEPQTELTWTLDNIDRGSHQLQIQLVKGGKVIASSDSITVYLHRATVKANKPKPVQPR